Proteins encoded in a region of the Melospiza georgiana isolate bMelGeo1 chromosome 2, bMelGeo1.pri, whole genome shotgun sequence genome:
- the U2AF1 gene encoding splicing factor U2AF 35 kDa subunit isoform X2, translated as MHYSFRVLIRHEIPVQLFFSVKKSRRNLPEGAEVGGTIGNFVVRYFFLFQVRVQKRQVNCSFYFKIGACRHGDRCSRLHNKPTFSQTILIQNIYRNPQNSAQTADGSHCAVSDVEMQEHYDEFFEEVFTEMEEKYGEVEEMNVCDNLGDHLVGNVYVKFRREEDAEKAVIDLNNRWFNGQPIHAELSPVTDFREACCRQYEMGECTRGGFCNFMHLKPISRELRRELYGRRRKKHRSRSRSRERRSRSRDRGRGGGGGGGGRERDRRRSRDRERSGRF; from the exons ATGCATTACAGTTTCAGAGTTTTAATCAGGCATGAAATTCCTGTGcagctctttttttctgttaaaaaaagcAGACGGAACCTTCCAGAAGGTGCTGAAGTTGGAGGCACTATTGGAAATTTTGTAGTTAggtatttctttttgtttcaggTTAGAGTTCAGAAAAGACA AGTCAACTgctcattttatttcaaaattggAGCTTGTCGCCATGGAGACAGATGTTCTCGGTTGCACAACAAACCAACATTTAGCCAG ACCATCTTGATTCAAAACATCTATCGTAACCCCCAAAACAGTGCACAGACGGCTGACGGCTCACACT GTGCTGTGAGCGATGTTGAGATGCAGGAACATTATGATGAGTTCTTTGAG GAGGTCTTCACAGAAATGGAGGAGAAATACGGCGAAGTCGAGGAGATGAACGTGTGTGATAACCTTGGAGATCACCTAGTTGGAAATGTATACGTAAAG TTCCGCCGTGAGGAAGATGCCGAGAAGGCCGTGATCGACCTGAACAATCGCTGGTTCAACGGGCAGCCCATCCATGCCGAGCTCTCCCCTGTGACTGACTTCAGAGAGGCCTGCTGCCGTCAGTATGAGATGGG AGAGTGTACACGAGGAGGTTTCTGCAACTTTATGCATTTGAAGCCCATTTCTCGAGAGTTAAGGCGCGAGTTGTATGGGCGGCGTCGTAAAAA GCATCGATCCAGGTCGAGGTCCCGTGAGCGCCGGTCCCGATCCAGAGATCGCGGCCGTGGCGGCggcggaggaggcggcggccgcGAGCGCGACAGGAGGCGGTCAAGGGACCGCGAACGATCCGGTCGATTCTGA
- the U2AF1 gene encoding splicing factor U2AF 35 kDa subunit isoform X3, whose protein sequence is MAEYLASIFGTEKDKVNCSFYFKIGACRHGDRCSRLHNKPTFSQTIALLNIYRNPQNSSQSADGLRCAVSDVEMQEHYDEFFEEVFTEMEEKYGEVEEMNVCDNLGDHLVGNVYVKFRREEDAEKAVIDLNNRWFNGQPIHAELSPVTDFREACCRQYEMGECTRGGFCNFMHLKPISRELRRELYGRRRKKHRSRSRSRERRSRSRDRGRGGGGGGGGRERDRRRSRDRERSGRF, encoded by the exons ATGGCGGAGTACCTGGCCTCCATCTTCGGCACCGAGAAGGACAA AGTCAACTgctcattttatttcaaaattggAGCTTGTCGCCATGGAGACAGATGTTCTCGGTTGCACAACAAACCAACATTTAGCCAG ACCATTGCCCTCTTGAACATTTACCGTAACCCTCAAAACTCTTCCCAGTCTGCTGACGGTTTGCGCT GTGCTGTGAGCGATGTTGAGATGCAGGAACATTATGATGAGTTCTTTGAG GAGGTCTTCACAGAAATGGAGGAGAAATACGGCGAAGTCGAGGAGATGAACGTGTGTGATAACCTTGGAGATCACCTAGTTGGAAATGTATACGTAAAG TTCCGCCGTGAGGAAGATGCCGAGAAGGCCGTGATCGACCTGAACAATCGCTGGTTCAACGGGCAGCCCATCCATGCCGAGCTCTCCCCTGTGACTGACTTCAGAGAGGCCTGCTGCCGTCAGTATGAGATGGG AGAGTGTACACGAGGAGGTTTCTGCAACTTTATGCATTTGAAGCCCATTTCTCGAGAGTTAAGGCGCGAGTTGTATGGGCGGCGTCGTAAAAA GCATCGATCCAGGTCGAGGTCCCGTGAGCGCCGGTCCCGATCCAGAGATCGCGGCCGTGGCGGCggcggaggaggcggcggccgcGAGCGCGACAGGAGGCGGTCAAGGGACCGCGAACGATCCGGTCGATTCTGA
- the U2AF1 gene encoding splicing factor U2AF 35 kDa subunit isoform X6, whose protein sequence is METDVLGCTTNQHLARKRCCCKLACSRDQPVLTFRQLDFKKNGTNTILIQNIYRNPQNSAQTADGSHCAVSDVEMQEHYDEFFEEVFTEMEEKYGEVEEMNVCDNLGDHLVGNVYVKFRREEDAEKAVIDLNNRWFNGQPIHAELSPVTDFREACCRQYEMGECTRGGFCNFMHLKPISRELRRELYGRRRKKHRSRSRSRERRSRSRDRGRGGGGGGGGRERDRRRSRDRERSGRF, encoded by the exons ATGGAGACAGATGTTCTCGGTTGCACAACAAACCAACATTTAGCCAG GAAGCGATGCTGTTGTAAGCTTGCCTGTAGTAGAGACCAACCAGTGCTAACTTTCAG aCAACTTGATTTTAAGAAGAACGGTACAAAT ACCATCTTGATTCAAAACATCTATCGTAACCCCCAAAACAGTGCACAGACGGCTGACGGCTCACACT GTGCTGTGAGCGATGTTGAGATGCAGGAACATTATGATGAGTTCTTTGAG GAGGTCTTCACAGAAATGGAGGAGAAATACGGCGAAGTCGAGGAGATGAACGTGTGTGATAACCTTGGAGATCACCTAGTTGGAAATGTATACGTAAAG TTCCGCCGTGAGGAAGATGCCGAGAAGGCCGTGATCGACCTGAACAATCGCTGGTTCAACGGGCAGCCCATCCATGCCGAGCTCTCCCCTGTGACTGACTTCAGAGAGGCCTGCTGCCGTCAGTATGAGATGGG AGAGTGTACACGAGGAGGTTTCTGCAACTTTATGCATTTGAAGCCCATTTCTCGAGAGTTAAGGCGCGAGTTGTATGGGCGGCGTCGTAAAAA GCATCGATCCAGGTCGAGGTCCCGTGAGCGCCGGTCCCGATCCAGAGATCGCGGCCGTGGCGGCggcggaggaggcggcggccgcGAGCGCGACAGGAGGCGGTCAAGGGACCGCGAACGATCCGGTCGATTCTGA
- the U2AF1 gene encoding splicing factor U2AF 35 kDa subunit isoform X5: MQEHYDEFFEEVFTEMEEKYGEVEEMNVCDNLGDHLVGNVYVKFRREEDAEKAVIDLNNRWFNGQPIHAELSPVTDFREACCRQYEMGECTRGGFCNFMHLKPISRELRRELYGRRRKKHRSRSRSRERRSRSRDRGRGGGGGGGGRERDRRRSRDRERSGRF; encoded by the exons ATGCAGGAACATTATGATGAGTTCTTTGAG GAGGTCTTCACAGAAATGGAGGAGAAATACGGCGAAGTCGAGGAGATGAACGTGTGTGATAACCTTGGAGATCACCTAGTTGGAAATGTATACGTAAAG TTCCGCCGTGAGGAAGATGCCGAGAAGGCCGTGATCGACCTGAACAATCGCTGGTTCAACGGGCAGCCCATCCATGCCGAGCTCTCCCCTGTGACTGACTTCAGAGAGGCCTGCTGCCGTCAGTATGAGATGGG AGAGTGTACACGAGGAGGTTTCTGCAACTTTATGCATTTGAAGCCCATTTCTCGAGAGTTAAGGCGCGAGTTGTATGGGCGGCGTCGTAAAAA GCATCGATCCAGGTCGAGGTCCCGTGAGCGCCGGTCCCGATCCAGAGATCGCGGCCGTGGCGGCggcggaggaggcggcggccgcGAGCGCGACAGGAGGCGGTCAAGGGACCGCGAACGATCCGGTCGATTCTGA
- the U2AF1 gene encoding splicing factor U2AF 35 kDa subunit isoform X4: MAEYLASIFGTEKDKVNCSFYFKIGACRHGDRCSRLHNKPTFSQTILIQNIYRNPQNSAQTADGSHCAVSDVEMQEHYDEFFEEVFTEMEEKYGEVEEMNVCDNLGDHLVGNVYVKFRREEDAEKAVIDLNNRWFNGQPIHAELSPVTDFREACCRQYEMGECTRGGFCNFMHLKPISRELRRELYGRRRKKHRSRSRSRERRSRSRDRGRGGGGGGGGRERDRRRSRDRERSGRF; the protein is encoded by the exons ATGGCGGAGTACCTGGCCTCCATCTTCGGCACCGAGAAGGACAA AGTCAACTgctcattttatttcaaaattggAGCTTGTCGCCATGGAGACAGATGTTCTCGGTTGCACAACAAACCAACATTTAGCCAG ACCATCTTGATTCAAAACATCTATCGTAACCCCCAAAACAGTGCACAGACGGCTGACGGCTCACACT GTGCTGTGAGCGATGTTGAGATGCAGGAACATTATGATGAGTTCTTTGAG GAGGTCTTCACAGAAATGGAGGAGAAATACGGCGAAGTCGAGGAGATGAACGTGTGTGATAACCTTGGAGATCACCTAGTTGGAAATGTATACGTAAAG TTCCGCCGTGAGGAAGATGCCGAGAAGGCCGTGATCGACCTGAACAATCGCTGGTTCAACGGGCAGCCCATCCATGCCGAGCTCTCCCCTGTGACTGACTTCAGAGAGGCCTGCTGCCGTCAGTATGAGATGGG AGAGTGTACACGAGGAGGTTTCTGCAACTTTATGCATTTGAAGCCCATTTCTCGAGAGTTAAGGCGCGAGTTGTATGGGCGGCGTCGTAAAAA GCATCGATCCAGGTCGAGGTCCCGTGAGCGCCGGTCCCGATCCAGAGATCGCGGCCGTGGCGGCggcggaggaggcggcggccgcGAGCGCGACAGGAGGCGGTCAAGGGACCGCGAACGATCCGGTCGATTCTGA
- the U2AF1 gene encoding splicing factor U2AF 35 kDa subunit isoform X1, with product MHYSFRVLIRHEIPVQLFFSVKKSRRNLPEGAEVGGTIGNFVVRYFFLFQVRVQKRQVNCSFYFKIGACRHGDRCSRLHNKPTFSQTIALLNIYRNPQNSSQSADGLRCAVSDVEMQEHYDEFFEEVFTEMEEKYGEVEEMNVCDNLGDHLVGNVYVKFRREEDAEKAVIDLNNRWFNGQPIHAELSPVTDFREACCRQYEMGECTRGGFCNFMHLKPISRELRRELYGRRRKKHRSRSRSRERRSRSRDRGRGGGGGGGGRERDRRRSRDRERSGRF from the exons ATGCATTACAGTTTCAGAGTTTTAATCAGGCATGAAATTCCTGTGcagctctttttttctgttaaaaaaagcAGACGGAACCTTCCAGAAGGTGCTGAAGTTGGAGGCACTATTGGAAATTTTGTAGTTAggtatttctttttgtttcaggTTAGAGTTCAGAAAAGACA AGTCAACTgctcattttatttcaaaattggAGCTTGTCGCCATGGAGACAGATGTTCTCGGTTGCACAACAAACCAACATTTAGCCAG ACCATTGCCCTCTTGAACATTTACCGTAACCCTCAAAACTCTTCCCAGTCTGCTGACGGTTTGCGCT GTGCTGTGAGCGATGTTGAGATGCAGGAACATTATGATGAGTTCTTTGAG GAGGTCTTCACAGAAATGGAGGAGAAATACGGCGAAGTCGAGGAGATGAACGTGTGTGATAACCTTGGAGATCACCTAGTTGGAAATGTATACGTAAAG TTCCGCCGTGAGGAAGATGCCGAGAAGGCCGTGATCGACCTGAACAATCGCTGGTTCAACGGGCAGCCCATCCATGCCGAGCTCTCCCCTGTGACTGACTTCAGAGAGGCCTGCTGCCGTCAGTATGAGATGGG AGAGTGTACACGAGGAGGTTTCTGCAACTTTATGCATTTGAAGCCCATTTCTCGAGAGTTAAGGCGCGAGTTGTATGGGCGGCGTCGTAAAAA GCATCGATCCAGGTCGAGGTCCCGTGAGCGCCGGTCCCGATCCAGAGATCGCGGCCGTGGCGGCggcggaggaggcggcggccgcGAGCGCGACAGGAGGCGGTCAAGGGACCGCGAACGATCCGGTCGATTCTGA